The genomic segment TCAATCCGAATATCCGGTCCGTCACCTGCCCGTTCACGGGCGAGAAGCTCGCCGCCGTTCCCGCGATCCGCCCCGACGCCGCGGTCGTCCACGCCCAGAAGGCCGACCGAGAGGGCAATGTGCTGATCGAGGGCATTGTCGGCGTGCAGAAGGAGGCGGTGCTCTCCGCAAGCCGCTCGCTGGTGACGGTGGAGGAGGTCGTCGACAGCTTCGGGCCGCGCAGCCCCAATGCGGTCGTCCTGCCAAGCTGGGCGGTGTCGGCCATCGCCGTCGTGCCGGGCGGCGCGCATCCCTCCTATGCCCATGGCTACTACAAGCGCGACAACGCCTTCTACAAGGCCTGGGACGCCATCTCGCGCGACCGCGACGCCTTCACCGCCTGGATCGATGAGCATGTCCTGAAGGGCGGGCCGGAGCGTTTCGCGCAGTTCGTCGATGCCAGCATGAAGGAAGGGGCAGGCGCATGACCGGCTATACCGCAACGGAGATGATGACCGTCGCCGCCGCGCGGGCGCTGAAGAACGAGGATGTGTGCTTCGTCGGCATCGGCATGCCGTCCGCCGCGGCCAATCTGGCGCGGCTGACCCACGCGCCGGAGGTCGCTCTCGTCTATGAATCGGGCACGCTCGACACGCGCCCGACGTGCTGCCGCTCTCCATCGGCGACGGCGAGCTGTGCGAGACGGCGCTGACCACGGTCTCCGTGCCGGAGATGTTCCGCTACTGGCTGCAGGGCGGGCGCATCACCGTCGGCTTCCTCGGGGCCGCGCAGATTGACAAGTTCGCCAATATCAACACCACCGTCATCGGCGATTACGACGACCCGAAGGTACGCCTGCCGGGCGGCGGCGGCGCGCCGGAGATCGCCACCTCGGCCGGCGAGATCTTCGTGGTCATGCGCCAGTCGAAGCGCAGCTTCGTCGACAAGGTCGATTTCGTGACCTCGCTGGGCCACGGCTCGGGCGGCGGCGACCGCGAGGCCACGGGGTGACCACGAAGGGCCGACGCTCATCGTCACCGACCTTTGCCATCATGCGGCCGGATCCGGAGACGAAGGAGCTTACGGTCACCGCGCTCCATCCCGGCGTTACCCGCGAGGACGTGGTGGAGAACACCGGTTGGGCGGTGAAGTTCGCCGATACGCTGGAGGAGACGCCGGCGCCGCGCGCCGAGGAGCTCGACGCCCTGCGCGCGCTGAACGAGCGAACCGCCCGTGCCCATGGCGACGCGGCGTGAGGACGGGGGGCGGTCGTCTTCCGTCGTTCTCTTGACGGGTGAGGCAATCGCCTGTTGCAGGCTCACTTCCCCTCACCGGCGCCTTTCGGCGCCCCCCTCTCCCGCAAGGGGAGAGGGTTAGGTAGCGGGATCGCCTCATTTCCCTCTCCCCTTGCGGGAGAGGGAGGGGCCCATCGTCGCCAGACGATGGGAGGGTGAGGGGGCGCAAACAGCGACATGCGATTTACACCGCGTCCGGATTGCGCACGCTGAGGAAGGCCTTGGCGGAAATTTCCGACCAGTCATAGGCGCGGGCGAGCATGGCGCGATGGGAGGCGTGGATGCGGCGCTCGATGTCGCTGCCCGAGGCGAACCGCTCCATCACCTCGCGGGAGGCCGACCGGGGCGACAGCGAGAACGTCGTCCGGCCAGCGCCTGAGCGTCACGCCGTCGTCGCGCAGCGCCTGGAGCGCCTCCGAATTGCGCCATTCCGTCTCCGACAGCGCCCAGATCTGGACGGCGCGGCAGGCCGTCTCCACGACGGCCTTCAGATCGTCGGGAAGTTCCTGCCAGACGGTCAGGTTGACGATGGCCTCGCCGGTGCCGTTCGGCTCGTGGAATCCCGGCCAGTAATAAAAGGGCGCGACCTTGTAGAAGCCCGCCGACCGGTCGCTCCAGGGGCCGAGAAACTCCGTGCCGTCGATGGCGCCGGTCTGGAGCGCGGTAAGGATTTCCGAGGGCGGGATGACGACCGGCGTGGCGCCGAGCTTTTCGAAGACCTCGCCGCCAAGCCCCGGAATGCGGAACTTCAGCCCCTTCATGTCATCGAGCGTCTCGATCTCGCGCCTGAGCCAGCCGCCCATCTGCATGCCAGAATTGCCGGCCATGAAGGGCTTTACGCCGAAGGGCGCATAGAGCTCGTCCCACAGCGCCTGCCCGCCGCCATGGTCGATCCAGGCGATATGCTCCAGCGGTGTGAGGCCGAAGGGCGTGGCGGTAAAATAGGCCGCCGCCGGCATCTTGCCGGTCCAGAAGAACGAGGCCGTATGGCCGATCTCGGCGAGGTCGCCGGCGACCGCGTCGAGCACCTCAAGGCCCGAGACCAGCTCGCCCGCAGCATAGAGCTCCACCGCGATGCGCCCGCCCGACAGTGCCGTGATGCGGTCGGCAAGGCGCTGGGCGGTGACGCCGGGGCCCGGCAGGTTTTTCGGCCAGGACGTCACCATGCGCCATTTCCGGGTCTGGCCCCGCGCGACCGCCGGGGCGGCAATCCCGGCCACAGCCGCGACGCCGGTGCCGAGAAGGGTCCTGCGGCTCGGGCCGGTCATGATGCCCCTCCGTCGGTTTCGGGGGCGACGGTGTCCCAGAGCGCGTGGAAATGGTGCACGGGCCCATGCCCGCC from the Kaustia mangrovi genome contains:
- a CDS encoding CoA transferase subunit A yields the protein MAQFLDLADAVEDIVRDGDTVAMEGFTHLIPHAAGHETIRQGRKDLTLIRMTPDIVYDQMIGAGCARKIVFSWGGNPGVGSLHRMREAIEKGWPAPLEAEEHSHAAMANAYEAGAAGLPCAVFRGYLGADLARVNPNIRSVTCPFTGEKLAAVPAIRPDAAVVHAQKADREGNVLIEGIVGVQKEAVLSASRSLVTVEEVVDSFGPRSPNAVVLPSWAVSAIAVVPGGAHPSYAHGYYKRDNAFYKAWDAISRDRDAFTAWIDEHVLKGGPERFAQFVDASMKEGAGA
- a CDS encoding TRAP transporter substrate-binding protein, with the protein product MVTSWPKNLPGPGVTAQRLADRITALSGGRIAVELYAAGELVSGLEVLDAVAGDLAEIGHTASFFWTGKMPAAAYFTATPFGLTPLEHIAWIDHGGGQALWDELYAPFGVKPFMAGNSGMQMGGWLRREIETLDDMKGLKFRIPGLGGEVFEKLGATPVVIPPSEILTALQTGAIDGTEFLGPWSDRSAGFYKVAPFYYWPGFHEPNGTGEAIVNLTVWQELPDDLKAVVETACRAVQIWALSETEWRNSEALQALRDDGVTLRRWPDDVLAVAPVGLPRGDGAVRLGQRHRAPHPRLPSRHARPRL